A part of Legionella sainthelensi genomic DNA contains:
- a CDS encoding glutamine synthetase family protein — MLTPKDIKTVEAAKQIVRERELSHVKVGLFDVDGVMLGKYMSQDKFFSALDNGFSFCNVILGWDSKDKLYDNGKYTGWHTGYPDTLVRILPETCRDLIFEENQLLFMAEFAGDAEVICPRALLRRVIQKAAAMGFDAYAALEYEFFMFDETPDSIRAKGFRNLKPMTPDYFGYSMIRNSVHADLYHQILQMGEVMNFPIESLHAESGPGVIEAAIAVDKIDIAGDKAALFKTFMKVLAQHNNKMATFMAKWSPHYPGQSGHIHLSLRHKEGESAFYDPSMQNNMSKLQRHFIAGQQKLIPELLAMVSPTVNSFTRLIPGFWAPTNATWGVENRTAALRVIPGNDKSQRIEYRLGSADANPYLALAVALGSGLYGIEQELELSSEIKGNSYVQNYQEEQILPRTLWEASTRLKESTVARSLFGDPFVEHFAATREWEEREFRRHVTDWELDRYFEII; from the coding sequence ATGTTAACTCCAAAGGATATTAAAACTGTTGAAGCAGCAAAGCAAATAGTTAGAGAACGTGAACTTTCTCATGTCAAAGTTGGCTTATTTGATGTGGACGGCGTAATGCTTGGTAAGTACATGAGCCAAGATAAATTCTTTTCCGCGCTTGATAATGGTTTTTCTTTTTGTAATGTAATTTTAGGCTGGGACTCCAAGGATAAACTCTATGATAATGGGAAATACACAGGGTGGCATACAGGTTATCCAGATACTTTAGTGCGTATTTTGCCCGAAACATGTCGCGATCTTATTTTTGAAGAGAATCAACTTTTATTCATGGCGGAATTTGCGGGTGATGCGGAAGTCATATGCCCACGAGCTTTACTTCGACGAGTGATTCAGAAGGCTGCTGCTATGGGCTTTGATGCTTATGCAGCATTAGAGTATGAATTTTTTATGTTCGATGAGACACCTGACAGTATTCGTGCTAAAGGCTTTCGTAATTTAAAACCTATGACCCCTGATTATTTCGGCTATTCTATGATTCGTAATAGTGTGCATGCTGATTTATATCACCAAATCCTACAAATGGGCGAAGTGATGAATTTCCCCATTGAAAGCCTACACGCAGAATCAGGTCCAGGAGTAATAGAGGCTGCTATTGCGGTAGATAAGATTGATATTGCTGGAGATAAGGCAGCATTATTTAAAACTTTTATGAAGGTTTTGGCACAGCATAACAATAAAATGGCGACTTTTATGGCCAAATGGTCTCCCCATTATCCCGGACAAAGTGGGCACATACATCTTTCTTTACGACATAAAGAGGGGGAGAGTGCTTTTTATGATCCATCCATGCAAAATAATATGAGTAAACTGCAGCGGCATTTTATCGCCGGACAGCAAAAACTGATACCAGAGTTACTGGCAATGGTTTCTCCTACAGTGAATAGTTTTACGCGCCTGATTCCTGGTTTTTGGGCGCCAACAAATGCTACTTGGGGTGTAGAAAATAGAACTGCGGCATTAAGAGTTATCCCAGGAAATGATAAATCACAACGCATTGAATATCGATTGGGTTCTGCAGACGCAAATCCTTATTTGGCCCTGGCGGTAGCCTTAGGTTCTGGCTTATATGGTATTGAACAGGAGTTAGAGCTGAGTTCGGAAATTAAAGGCAATTCGTATGTACAAAATTATCAAGAAGAACAGATTTTGCCGCGAACACTTTGGGAAGCTTCTACCCGTCTTAAAGAATCAACAGTTGCTCGTTCCTTATTTGGGGATCCATTTGTGGAGCATTTTGCGGCTACTCGAGAATGGGAAGAGCGAGAATTTCGTCGGCATGTTACTGACTGGGAATTAGATCGTTATTTTGAAATTATTTAA
- a CDS encoding iron-containing redox enzyme family protein: protein MPNHIIADVPKSLNQFLYQVDLEYRQSLTSIPLFNPQKTGTWDKEQKKIFASVFYHLRGHFINFLWYIANFSHNELTKKIILENIHEELGMGSCFSHEMLYERFAKECDVDIHDEIVNETHYLTFARNFNKSHLQWLSAHDEDERISAFAAYERLDNLDYPHLTEMADSIQLSQHAKTFFRIHTHVTHFDSTLSLILPIWEKTPDKIVKAFDFIYTHQQQMWNNLSNYMFSLAALESI from the coding sequence ATGCCAAATCATATAATTGCTGATGTACCCAAATCCCTGAACCAATTTCTTTATCAAGTAGACTTGGAGTATCGACAATCTCTTACTTCAATTCCTTTATTCAACCCACAAAAAACAGGTACATGGGATAAAGAACAAAAGAAAATTTTTGCTTCGGTTTTTTATCATTTAAGAGGCCACTTCATCAATTTTCTTTGGTATATTGCTAATTTTTCTCATAACGAGTTGACTAAAAAAATTATTCTTGAAAACATTCACGAAGAATTAGGAATGGGGAGTTGTTTTTCACATGAGATGCTTTACGAACGTTTTGCTAAAGAATGTGACGTAGACATTCATGATGAAATTGTTAATGAAACTCACTATCTTACTTTTGCGAGAAATTTTAATAAATCTCATTTGCAATGGCTATCAGCGCATGATGAAGACGAAAGAATCTCCGCTTTTGCAGCCTATGAGCGTCTTGATAATTTAGATTATCCGCATTTAACGGAAATGGCTGATTCAATTCAATTAAGCCAGCATGCAAAAACATTTTTTAGAATACATACTCATGTAACGCACTTTGATTCGACACTTAGCTTAATTTTACCTATCTGGGAAAAAACACCCGATAAAATAGTCAAAGCATTTGACTTCATCTACACCCACCAGCAACAGATGTGGAATAACCTATCCAATTATATGTTCTCTTTAGCAGCATTAGAGTCCATTTAA
- a CDS encoding sensor histidine kinase — protein sequence MEYIPGTISLFSLSMTCVAAAVIGVLFARDREIIIAGRLSGMRMFASSIAHDLRTPLASIYLQAELQGIILNKIKNSEIRNDLQESLNKITRGIETSNRIISMQLSNIRHNKFNTSNFSIYPIHNLIERAVDDYPLKETQKSLIHVNYENNFSIWLEELAFKNLLWNLLKNSLEYIEETGKGIISIWLEVGVGKDNFNYLHVKDTARGIYSKNFGKIFERFYSERQNGTGLGLAYCKLLMQEAGGDIFCKGKLNEFAHFTVKFPKID from the coding sequence ATGGAATATATACCAGGCACCATTTCATTATTTAGCCTATCGATGACGTGCGTTGCAGCAGCTGTGATTGGTGTTTTGTTCGCTCGGGATAGAGAAATAATTATTGCAGGTCGTCTCTCGGGAATGCGTATGTTTGCGAGCAGTATTGCACATGATCTGCGTACACCACTAGCGAGTATTTATTTGCAAGCTGAGTTACAGGGAATTATTTTGAATAAAATCAAAAACTCCGAGATACGAAACGATTTGCAGGAAAGTTTGAATAAGATTACTCGGGGGATAGAAACGAGTAATCGCATCATCAGCATGCAGTTAAGTAATATACGCCATAATAAGTTCAACACAAGTAATTTTAGTATTTACCCAATCCATAATTTAATTGAAAGGGCTGTCGATGATTATCCATTAAAAGAAACACAAAAGTCGCTTATTCATGTTAATTATGAAAATAATTTCTCCATTTGGTTAGAAGAGTTAGCGTTTAAAAATCTACTATGGAATTTATTAAAAAATAGTCTTGAATACATTGAAGAAACAGGTAAGGGGATTATCTCGATTTGGTTGGAAGTTGGTGTTGGAAAAGATAATTTCAATTACCTTCACGTTAAGGATACAGCTCGAGGAATCTACTCTAAAAATTTCGGAAAAATATTTGAACGCTTCTACTCTGAACGTCAAAATGGTACGGGTTTAGGGCTGGCTTATTGCAAATTGCTGATGCAAGAGGCAGGCGGCGATATTTTTTGTAAGGGGAAATTAAATGAATTTGCTCATTTTACGGTAAAATTTCCTAAAATTGATTAA
- the mutS gene encoding DNA mismatch repair protein MutS, translating into MATPHTPMMQQYLRIKSEYPDMLLLYRMGDFYELFFDDAKRASQLLDLTLTHRGQSADKPIPMAGVPYHAVENYLARLIKKGESVAICEQIGDPATSKGPVERQVTRIITPGTVVDEALLDAKKDNLLLAVHQNKQKIGLAWVDLSGGRFHLLELTQSNQLCAELTRLQPAELLLQENSPLEEYCSSFPVKIRPGWEFQFDNAKKLLCEQFSVNDLSAFGEHDYPTALVAAGTLLSYLHTTQKQALPHLTTITLENSHDYLQLDAATQKHLELFENISGSQENSLISIIDKTACSMGSRLLKRWLGRPLKQHKPIQERQQAIEEIIKLQQAPILNHLLKQICDVERIVSRIALKSARPRDLFFLNNTLELLPELSIALGNNQSTLITQLKKYLSPLPELQELLSAAIIENPPMLIRDGGVIASGFDEELDELRMLSTRANEKLIHLEQQEKQHTGLSTLKFGFNNVQGYYIELSKTQAEKAPPHYHRKQTLKNVERYITPELKQFEEKVLSAQVKALAREKWLYEHLLLEIQKNINELCSLAQGLAQLDVLTTLAERAQSFNWSCPKLVPESQLSIKAGRHPVIEHLLQERFIANDLYLDPSQNILLITGPNMGGKSTYMRQTALIVLLAHLGSFVPATAATLGPIDRIFTRIGASDDLASGRSTFMVEMTETAQILRQATHQSLVLIDEIGRGTSTYDGMALAYASCTYLATTIKAYTLFSTHYFELTHLPQQWPCIRNVHLQASLDTGRIVFLYRVEPGYANRSYGLEVAELAGIPTEVLKIAHTHLKQMQTGLPVSQAQPKVQEHHTSPILQELAQLDPDRLTAREALDLIYRFKDMETIDI; encoded by the coding sequence ATGGCAACTCCTCACACCCCCATGATGCAGCAATATTTACGCATTAAATCAGAATATCCTGATATGCTTTTACTTTATCGTATGGGGGATTTTTATGAACTTTTTTTTGATGATGCAAAACGCGCCTCTCAGTTATTAGATCTTACTTTGACTCATCGTGGTCAATCCGCGGATAAACCTATTCCCATGGCAGGTGTTCCCTATCATGCAGTAGAAAATTATCTGGCCAGACTTATCAAAAAGGGTGAATCAGTTGCCATTTGCGAACAAATAGGCGACCCAGCAACAAGTAAAGGACCTGTTGAGCGACAAGTTACTCGCATTATTACTCCAGGCACAGTCGTTGATGAAGCCCTTCTGGATGCAAAGAAAGATAACTTACTTTTAGCGGTGCATCAGAACAAACAAAAAATTGGTTTAGCCTGGGTAGATCTAAGTGGTGGTCGTTTTCATTTGTTGGAACTCACTCAAAGTAATCAGCTTTGTGCGGAATTGACAAGACTACAGCCTGCAGAATTGCTTTTACAAGAGAATTCTCCCTTAGAAGAATATTGCTCTTCTTTTCCGGTTAAAATAAGACCTGGTTGGGAGTTTCAATTTGATAATGCCAAAAAACTCTTATGCGAGCAATTTTCAGTAAATGATCTTTCTGCTTTTGGTGAACATGATTACCCTACTGCTTTAGTGGCGGCTGGAACTTTACTCTCTTATTTACATACCACACAAAAACAAGCACTGCCTCACCTAACAACGATCACTCTTGAAAATTCTCATGATTATTTACAGCTCGATGCCGCAACACAAAAACATTTAGAGTTATTTGAAAATATAAGCGGCAGCCAGGAAAACAGTTTAATTTCTATTATAGATAAAACAGCCTGCTCGATGGGCAGTCGCTTACTGAAGCGCTGGCTTGGAAGACCGTTAAAACAACATAAGCCCATCCAAGAGCGCCAACAGGCTATTGAAGAAATTATTAAGTTGCAACAAGCCCCTATACTCAATCATTTACTCAAACAAATTTGTGATGTAGAGCGAATTGTCTCCCGTATCGCTTTAAAATCAGCTCGTCCTCGTGATTTGTTTTTTTTAAACAACACGTTAGAGTTACTTCCAGAGCTTAGCATTGCACTTGGAAACAATCAGAGCACACTGATAACACAATTAAAAAAATATTTAAGTCCATTACCAGAATTACAAGAATTACTCTCAGCAGCAATCATCGAAAATCCTCCTATGTTAATTCGTGATGGTGGAGTCATTGCCTCAGGTTTTGATGAAGAGCTCGATGAATTAAGAATGTTAAGCACACGTGCTAATGAAAAATTAATCCATTTAGAGCAACAAGAAAAACAGCATACTGGTTTGTCTACTTTGAAATTTGGTTTTAATAACGTACAGGGTTATTACATTGAGCTTTCTAAAACTCAAGCAGAGAAAGCACCCCCACATTATCACAGAAAACAAACTTTAAAGAATGTAGAACGATATATCACCCCAGAATTAAAACAATTTGAAGAAAAAGTATTATCTGCACAAGTTAAAGCATTGGCACGCGAAAAATGGCTCTATGAGCATTTACTTTTAGAAATTCAAAAAAATATCAATGAACTATGCTCTCTAGCACAAGGTTTGGCGCAACTGGATGTTCTTACAACACTTGCCGAACGAGCACAAAGCTTCAATTGGTCCTGCCCGAAACTTGTACCTGAATCTCAACTTTCCATTAAGGCAGGTCGCCATCCTGTGATCGAACATTTGCTACAAGAACGTTTTATTGCAAATGATTTATATCTTGATCCATCACAAAACATCTTATTGATTACAGGGCCTAATATGGGTGGTAAATCGACTTATATGCGCCAAACCGCCCTCATTGTTCTTTTAGCGCATTTAGGTAGCTTCGTCCCTGCTACAGCTGCAACTTTAGGCCCAATAGACAGAATTTTTACACGTATAGGTGCAAGTGATGATTTAGCATCGGGACGCTCTACATTTATGGTAGAAATGACAGAAACAGCACAAATTTTGAGACAAGCTACACATCAAAGTTTAGTCTTAATTGATGAAATTGGCCGCGGCACAAGTACTTATGATGGTATGGCTTTAGCCTATGCCAGTTGTACTTATCTGGCCACAACCATCAAAGCATATACTTTATTTTCGACCCATTACTTTGAGTTAACCCATCTCCCACAACAATGGCCTTGTATCCGCAATGTCCACTTGCAGGCGTCATTAGATACTGGACGTATTGTTTTTTTATACCGAGTGGAGCCTGGGTATGCAAATCGAAGTTATGGTTTAGAAGTCGCCGAGCTTGCAGGAATACCCACCGAAGTTTTAAAAATTGCTCATACGCATCTAAAACAAATGCAAACAGGCCTTCCCGTCTCTCAAGCACAACCCAAAGTCCAAGAGCACCACACATCACCTATTTTACAAGAACTAGCCCAACTCGATCCTGATCGACTAACTGCTCGAGAAGCACTTGACTTAATTTATCGATTCAAAGACATGGAAACAATTGATATATAG